A genomic region of Luteolibacter sp. Y139 contains the following coding sequences:
- a CDS encoding YHS domain-containing protein — MKPTLLLTILAFGLVSCASPAPATATGTAAASAKVTKKTAAKPKPYPLKTCLVTGDGLDEMDERVSTVYEGQTFEFCCKPCLKKFNKNPGKYVKALEKEKAKAKG, encoded by the coding sequence ATGAAACCCACCCTCCTGCTCACCATACTGGCGTTTGGCCTGGTCTCCTGTGCCAGTCCCGCGCCAGCCACCGCCACTGGAACGGCCGCCGCTTCCGCCAAGGTCACGAAGAAGACCGCCGCGAAGCCGAAGCCCTACCCGCTGAAGACCTGCCTGGTCACGGGCGATGGCCTCGATGAGATGGACGAGCGTGTTTCCACGGTCTACGAAGGCCAGACCTTCGAGTTCTGCTGCAAGCCTTGCTTGAAGAAATTCAACAAAAACCCTGGCAAGTACGTGAAGGCGCTGGAAAAGGAGAAAGCGAAGGCCAAGGGCTGA
- a CDS encoding urease accessory protein UreE, which translates to MLEPASSRPLEEQVVLAAERRQFLKRRWRGVAEDGTEFGFDLETRLADGGVIFQDGGKDYIVRQLPEAVYEVPFESPAHAALVAWKTGNLHLPAQIFDDRLRVLHDEAMAQLLDREGWAFTEPVVLFQPLKAMAHAV; encoded by the coding sequence ATGCTTGAACCTGCCTCCTCCCGCCCGCTGGAGGAGCAGGTGGTGCTGGCCGCGGAGCGCCGGCAGTTCTTGAAACGCCGCTGGCGTGGCGTGGCGGAGGACGGCACCGAGTTCGGCTTCGATCTGGAAACCCGGCTCGCCGATGGCGGCGTGATTTTCCAAGACGGTGGCAAGGACTACATCGTCCGCCAGCTTCCGGAGGCCGTTTACGAAGTCCCTTTCGAAAGTCCGGCCCATGCCGCGCTGGTGGCGTGGAAGACCGGCAACCTCCATCTGCCGGCGCAGATTTTCGACGATCGCCTTCGTGTGCTGCACGATGAAGCGATGGCGCAGCTGTTAGACCGGGAAGGCTGGGCCTTCACCGAGCCGGTGGTGCTGTTTCAACCCCTCAAGGCCATGGCCCATGCCGTCTGA
- a CDS encoding urease accessory protein UreD, giving the protein MSISLSNREGITGRSIRGHLDLRSDVRGDGTPFLSRQSFRAPIHLSKAHVESGSLLVHLVNPTAGFFDGDRLDLNVTAGKDSRLVLSTPGSSRVYRARGETPAVCEQRLSVESGAFMEWIPEPFIPQAGARYFQRTEIHLEENAGLLFFEWIAPGRVARGEAFAYESLRWELDLLAQGKLVARERFELRPADHSLTALREKFPAAHYVTVYTAGIADEAWPAAELDALNDERTYLGHGPLLENVRIVRALCADSLAARALIGELRDLLYQAGGHPVPRLGRLIA; this is encoded by the coding sequence ATGAGTATCTCTTTGTCTAACAGGGAAGGCATCACCGGCCGCAGCATCCGCGGCCACCTCGACCTCCGCAGCGATGTGCGGGGCGATGGCACGCCATTTCTCTCCCGCCAGTCCTTCCGCGCACCCATCCATCTCAGCAAGGCCCATGTTGAGTCGGGTTCGCTGCTCGTTCACTTGGTCAATCCCACTGCCGGCTTCTTCGATGGCGACCGGCTCGACCTCAATGTCACGGCCGGCAAGGACAGCCGGCTGGTGCTGAGCACACCGGGTTCCTCGCGCGTCTATCGCGCTCGTGGCGAGACCCCAGCGGTTTGTGAGCAGCGGCTCTCCGTGGAAAGCGGTGCCTTCATGGAGTGGATTCCCGAGCCCTTCATTCCGCAGGCCGGTGCACGCTACTTCCAACGCACGGAGATCCATCTCGAGGAAAATGCCGGCCTTCTCTTCTTCGAGTGGATCGCGCCGGGTCGCGTCGCACGCGGCGAAGCTTTCGCTTATGAAAGCCTTCGTTGGGAACTCGACCTCCTTGCCCAAGGCAAGCTCGTCGCTCGCGAGCGCTTCGAGCTGAGGCCGGCCGATCACAGTCTCACTGCCTTGCGGGAGAAGTTCCCCGCGGCTCACTACGTGACCGTTTACACGGCTGGCATTGCCGACGAAGCGTGGCCCGCCGCCGAGCTGGATGCGCTCAACGACGAACGCACCTACCTCGGCCACGGTCCGCTGTTAGAGAATGTCCGCATCGTGCGGGCCTTGTGCGCGGACAGCTTGGCGGCACGCGCCTTGATCGGCGAATTGCGAGACTTGCTCTATCAAGCAGGCGGCCATCCGGTGCCCCGATTGGGCAGGCTGATTGCATGA
- a CDS encoding multicopper oxidase domain-containing protein has protein sequence MKSIFLLLLTLTAAHARVVEYDLHISERNWAPPGHRETRAITVNGGIPGPTIRFHVGDTARIRVHNELKNEDTSIHWHGLILPNPQDGVPGVTTPSIRPGTTLTYEFPIKHAGTYWYHSHTTLQEQMGVYGSIVIEPQGGEPVKADRDHVVVLSDWTHERADEVMRTLASGRDWYSFKKGSMQSLTGAAKAGALKEFFEREKSRMPAMDISDVAYDAFLANGRESIDLPGKPGETLRLRFINAAAATYFYLQSATGPLKIVAADGPAVEPIRVKRLLTGMAETYDVLVTVPPSGKWEIRATSQDGSGHSSVWIGEGEEHPAADIPKPDNYRMDHHLMAAMDEMDMKPMSEAEALDHEPERPLSPYARLRALHSTELPAKLPRRTLKMRATGDMERYVWSFNGKTFAEDGIIPIKRGEVLRLELINDTMMHHPLHLHGHFFRVLMGQGKYSPLKHTIDLPPMASRTVEFEASESGDWLFHCHLLYHMHAGMTRIFSYQDPKWQPPGKLKPGTNIVCNDICCLPGNPEAKTGTVDPRQLGHVPHGGGHDHDPLYYYLDGSVQSHLSDGRLTLRNSHNDFYADWFIGYGDDDNEYEVDVAWSRYFNPNFSSVLGWRFTDKEDEENRAFAGVNYRLPYLINSFAQLDSEGDVRLGLGKSIQVTDGLSIFTEIQYDTGSEWEWSAGADWLLNKQFSLTTEYHSDHGFGGGIRFRF, from the coding sequence ATGAAATCCATCTTCCTGCTACTGCTCACTCTAACGGCGGCCCACGCGCGCGTGGTCGAATACGATCTCCACATCTCCGAAAGGAATTGGGCACCGCCCGGCCATCGCGAGACAAGGGCCATCACGGTTAATGGGGGCATTCCCGGTCCCACGATCCGCTTCCACGTCGGCGATACCGCCCGCATCCGCGTTCACAACGAGCTCAAGAACGAGGACACCTCCATCCACTGGCACGGCTTGATCCTGCCGAATCCGCAGGATGGCGTTCCCGGTGTGACCACGCCCTCGATCCGGCCTGGCACCACGTTGACCTACGAGTTTCCCATCAAGCACGCCGGTACCTACTGGTATCACAGCCACACCACGCTCCAAGAGCAGATGGGCGTGTATGGCTCCATCGTCATCGAGCCGCAGGGCGGCGAGCCGGTGAAGGCGGACCGCGATCATGTCGTAGTGCTTTCCGACTGGACGCACGAGCGCGCGGACGAGGTGATGCGGACGCTGGCCAGCGGCAGGGATTGGTATTCGTTCAAGAAAGGCTCCATGCAGAGTCTGACGGGGGCCGCGAAGGCCGGGGCATTGAAGGAATTCTTCGAGCGCGAGAAGAGCCGCATGCCGGCGATGGACATTTCCGACGTGGCGTACGATGCCTTCCTCGCCAATGGCCGCGAGTCGATCGATCTGCCCGGCAAGCCCGGCGAGACGCTGCGCCTTCGATTCATCAATGCGGCGGCCGCGACGTATTTCTACCTGCAGTCGGCCACCGGTCCCCTGAAGATCGTGGCGGCTGATGGCCCCGCGGTGGAGCCGATTCGCGTGAAGCGACTGCTCACCGGCATGGCCGAGACGTATGACGTGCTCGTCACCGTGCCGCCTTCCGGGAAGTGGGAGATCCGAGCGACTTCCCAGGATGGCTCCGGCCATTCGTCGGTGTGGATTGGTGAAGGGGAGGAGCATCCGGCCGCGGATATCCCGAAGCCGGACAACTACCGCATGGATCACCATCTCATGGCGGCCATGGACGAGATGGACATGAAGCCGATGAGCGAAGCCGAGGCGCTGGACCACGAGCCCGAGCGCCCGCTTTCACCCTATGCCCGGTTGCGCGCGCTTCACTCCACCGAACTGCCTGCGAAGCTTCCACGCCGCACGCTCAAGATGCGGGCCACCGGCGACATGGAGCGCTACGTGTGGTCCTTCAATGGCAAGACCTTCGCCGAAGACGGCATCATCCCGATCAAGCGCGGCGAGGTCCTGCGGCTGGAGCTCATCAATGACACGATGATGCATCACCCGCTGCACCTGCACGGCCACTTCTTCCGCGTGCTGATGGGGCAGGGGAAATACTCGCCGCTCAAGCACACCATCGACCTGCCGCCGATGGCGAGCCGCACCGTCGAGTTCGAGGCGAGCGAGTCCGGCGACTGGCTCTTCCACTGCCACTTGCTCTACCACATGCATGCAGGGATGACGCGGATCTTTTCCTATCAGGATCCGAAGTGGCAGCCGCCCGGGAAGCTGAAGCCTGGCACCAATATCGTCTGCAACGACATCTGCTGCCTGCCCGGAAATCCCGAGGCGAAAACCGGCACGGTCGACCCACGCCAGCTCGGCCACGTTCCTCATGGCGGTGGGCACGATCACGATCCGCTTTACTATTACCTCGATGGCAGCGTGCAGAGCCATCTGAGCGATGGCCGCCTCACGTTGCGGAATTCCCACAATGACTTCTATGCCGATTGGTTCATCGGCTACGGCGACGATGACAACGAATACGAGGTGGATGTCGCGTGGAGCCGATACTTCAATCCAAACTTCTCTAGCGTCCTTGGATGGCGCTTCACCGACAAGGAGGACGAAGAGAACCGCGCGTTTGCCGGCGTGAACTATCGGCTGCCCTATTTGATTAATAGCTTCGCTCAACTCGACAGCGAAGGCGACGTCCGCCTCGGCCTCGGCAAGTCGATCCAAGTGACCGACGGGCTCAGCATCTTCACCGAGATCCAATACGACACTGGCAGCGAGTGGGAGTGGAGCGCCGGGGCGGATTGGCTGCTGAACAAGCAGTTCTCCCTGACCACGGAATATCACTCCGACCACGGCTTCGGCGGAGGGATCCGCTTCCGTTTCTAA
- the ureG gene encoding urease accessory protein UreG, translating into MPDSSFPESESESKRPFRLGVGGPVGSGKTMCVLRLSQWLKDELSLAVITNDIYTREDAEFLLRAGVLPADRVRGVETGGCPHTAIRDDISMNMAAVVDLERAHPDLKLILIESGGDNLSATFSPELVDAYIYVIDVAEGDKIPRKGGPAIRTSDLLLINKTELAPYVGADLDVMAHDAAKQRGSRPFLFADLKSEKGKDDLLDWLKHEYLFV; encoded by the coding sequence ATGCCCGACTCTTCATTTCCTGAATCTGAATCCGAATCCAAGCGGCCCTTCCGTCTCGGTGTCGGCGGTCCTGTCGGCTCCGGCAAGACGATGTGCGTGCTGCGCCTTTCCCAGTGGCTGAAGGACGAGCTCTCGCTCGCGGTGATCACCAATGACATCTACACCCGCGAGGATGCCGAGTTCCTCCTGCGCGCCGGCGTGCTACCCGCCGATCGCGTGCGCGGCGTGGAAACCGGCGGCTGCCCGCACACCGCGATTCGCGATGACATCAGCATGAACATGGCCGCCGTGGTGGACCTCGAGCGCGCGCATCCGGACCTGAAGCTGATCCTCATCGAAAGCGGCGGCGACAATCTCTCGGCCACCTTTTCGCCGGAACTCGTGGACGCCTACATCTACGTCATCGACGTGGCCGAGGGCGACAAGATCCCCCGCAAGGGCGGCCCCGCCATCCGCACCAGCGACCTGCTGCTCATCAACAAGACCGAGCTGGCTCCCTACGTCGGCGCGGACCTCGACGTGATGGCCCACGATGCCGCGAAGCAGCGCGGCTCGCGGCCTTTCCTCTTCGCGGACCTCAAATCGGAAAAGGGCAAGGACGACCTGCTCGACTGGCTGAAGCATGAGTATCTCTTTGTCTAA
- the urtA gene encoding urea ABC transporter substrate-binding protein, giving the protein MTRSLFSRLLACAALTTAFAASPSRAEDTVKVGVLHSLSGTMAISETSLRDVLLFTFDEINANGGVLGKKIEPVVVDGASNWPLFAEKAKQLLDVDKVAVTFGCWTSVSRKSVLPVFEEKKGLLFYPVQYEGEEMSKNIFYTAEAVNQQATPAVDYMLAEGKKKFYLIGSDYVYPQTTNLVLLEYLLSKGVPLENIGGGFRKEGDQIVSAGKYTPFGHTDYQQIIAEIKQFAAGGKACVINTLNGDTNVPFFKEYAAAGLTAETCPVVSFSISEDEFRGLPAKQLVGQLGCWTYFQSIKSPANKKFTDGFQAWLKKTDVPGIVKEGRVTCSPMVLSYDGVYLWKAAVEKAGSFDVDKVNAALESGISFDGPGGKVTTQKNRHLTKNVYIGETRADGQFKILKEYKGVVGEPFLKGTYKK; this is encoded by the coding sequence ATGACCCGCTCCCTTTTCTCACGCCTGCTCGCCTGTGCAGCGCTGACCACCGCCTTCGCGGCTTCCCCCTCCCGCGCCGAAGACACTGTCAAAGTCGGCGTCCTCCACTCCCTCAGCGGCACCATGGCCATCAGCGAAACCTCGCTGCGTGACGTGCTGCTCTTCACCTTCGACGAGATCAACGCCAACGGTGGCGTGCTCGGCAAGAAGATCGAGCCCGTCGTGGTCGACGGTGCCTCAAACTGGCCGCTCTTCGCTGAGAAGGCCAAGCAGCTCCTGGACGTCGACAAGGTCGCCGTGACCTTCGGCTGCTGGACTTCCGTCAGCCGCAAGTCCGTGCTCCCCGTCTTCGAGGAGAAGAAGGGCCTGCTCTTCTACCCCGTGCAGTATGAAGGCGAGGAAATGTCGAAGAACATCTTCTACACCGCCGAGGCCGTGAACCAACAGGCCACCCCGGCCGTGGACTACATGCTCGCGGAGGGTAAGAAGAAGTTCTACCTGATCGGCTCCGACTACGTCTACCCGCAGACCACCAACCTGGTGCTGCTCGAGTACCTCCTCAGCAAGGGCGTGCCGCTCGAGAACATCGGCGGTGGCTTCCGCAAGGAAGGCGACCAGATCGTCTCCGCCGGCAAGTACACTCCCTTCGGCCACACCGATTACCAGCAGATCATCGCTGAGATCAAACAGTTCGCCGCCGGTGGCAAGGCCTGCGTGATCAATACCCTCAACGGCGACACCAACGTGCCCTTCTTCAAGGAATACGCCGCCGCCGGCCTCACCGCCGAGACCTGCCCGGTCGTCAGCTTCTCGATCTCGGAAGACGAGTTCCGCGGCCTGCCCGCGAAGCAACTCGTCGGCCAGCTCGGCTGCTGGACCTACTTCCAATCCATCAAGTCCCCGGCGAACAAGAAGTTCACCGATGGCTTCCAGGCCTGGCTGAAGAAGACCGATGTTCCCGGCATCGTGAAGGAAGGCCGCGTCACCTGCTCGCCGATGGTGCTCAGCTATGACGGTGTCTACCTCTGGAAGGCCGCCGTCGAGAAGGCCGGCTCCTTCGACGTGGACAAGGTAAATGCCGCGCTTGAGTCCGGCATCTCCTTCGATGGCCCCGGTGGCAAGGTCACCACCCAGAAGAACCGCCACCTCACCAAGAACGTCTACATCGGCGAAACCCGCGCCGACGGCCAGTTCAAGATCCTCAAGGAATACAAGGGCGTCGTCGGCGAGCCCTTCCTCAAGGGCACCTACAAGAAGTAA
- a CDS encoding urease accessory protein UreF, whose translation MPSDASRSGTAAPFRQGEDPANIAAHESTSPPPPAGTTQSFRYDGDALLWLMQANDSQYPSGAYAHSYGLEELVESGSVKDAAGLERFLETQIVPALLTFELPYFVRAHEAALKEDAAGLLGLDADLDAWRLPAETRDASRRIGSRRLELLRQLSPSPLVEGHHAACPFSHHLVVTAIELSSLPVAFAARAFAFQTITGFATASMKLLRIGQTACQGIVRRTLERLGSHLETSLTRQPDGWFNPLLEIASLRHARADARLFIS comes from the coding sequence ATGCCGTCTGATGCGTCACGTAGCGGAACGGCTGCGCCGTTCCGGCAGGGCGAGGACCCCGCGAACATCGCCGCCCACGAATCCACCTCGCCTCCGCCCCCAGCCGGAACGACGCAGTCGTTCCGCTACGACGGCGATGCGCTCCTGTGGCTGATGCAGGCGAATGACTCCCAGTATCCCTCGGGAGCGTACGCGCATTCATACGGGCTGGAGGAATTGGTCGAATCCGGATCGGTAAAGGATGCCGCGGGACTGGAGCGATTTTTGGAAACGCAGATCGTCCCGGCGCTGCTCACTTTCGAGCTGCCTTATTTCGTCCGGGCCCATGAGGCGGCGCTGAAGGAGGATGCTGCCGGTTTGTTAGGACTGGATGCCGATCTGGATGCCTGGCGCTTGCCCGCCGAGACGCGCGACGCCTCGCGGCGCATCGGCTCGCGGCGGCTGGAGCTGCTGCGACAGCTTTCGCCATCGCCGCTGGTGGAAGGCCACCACGCGGCCTGTCCCTTCAGCCATCACCTCGTCGTGACGGCCATCGAACTCTCCTCCCTGCCCGTCGCCTTCGCGGCGCGGGCATTTGCATTCCAGACCATCACCGGGTTCGCCACCGCATCCATGAAGCTGCTGCGCATCGGCCAGACCGCTTGCCAAGGAATTGTCCGCCGCACGCTCGAACGACTCGGCAGCCATCTCGAAACCTCCCTCACCCGCCAGCCCGACGGCTGGTTCAATCCCTTGTTAGAAATTGCATCCCTCCGACATGCCCGCGCCGATGCCCGACTCTTCATTTCCTGA
- a CDS encoding VOC family protein, with product MIVQPYLFFDGRCEEAISYYQEHLGAQVVMSMRFKDSPQEANCGPDGNKPDPEKIMHTAFKLGESLIMASDGNCEGKTKFDGFSLSISVKEKAEAERIFGVLSDGGQVCAPLVQTFFSPAFGMVVDRFGVSWMVMVEPQHP from the coding sequence ATGATCGTCCAACCCTACCTTTTCTTCGATGGCCGCTGCGAGGAGGCCATCTCCTATTATCAAGAGCACCTCGGCGCCCAAGTGGTGATGTCGATGCGCTTCAAGGATAGCCCCCAGGAAGCCAACTGCGGTCCTGACGGAAACAAGCCGGACCCGGAAAAGATCATGCACACGGCCTTCAAGCTCGGCGAAAGCCTGATCATGGCTTCCGACGGCAACTGCGAGGGCAAGACCAAGTTCGATGGCTTCTCGCTGTCCATTTCCGTGAAGGAAAAGGCCGAGGCCGAGCGGATCTTCGGCGTGCTCAGCGATGGCGGCCAAGTGTGCGCTCCGCTGGTGCAGACCTTCTTCTCGCCCGCCTTCGGCATGGTCGTCGATCGCTTCGGCGTCTCGTGGATGGTGATGGTGGAACCACAGCATCCCTGA
- a CDS encoding tetratricopeptide repeat protein: protein MKTPSSWIVSLLILPLLGSGVASAQRVTGRSTPQAPSAAPAYRPAPSVRPSPAPSYRPAPTARPMPTYRPAPTPTYRPTPTPTYRPTPPRQVVPQRVTPQTRPMVRPTVKPVPQVQPKPKPQSQVTPKPTPPRGPNAVPATRPTFKPAIRPDSTVAPSVPRPRPSIRPMPEVTKKVTPPDSTAFNRTPARPMVSPRQPTQTSPSIVKRPVGFARPDGKPGRPTLTRPISQGGVLTRPAQLDPVTQRKWGNWGKWSNATQSGLVNAAVINRNYRCAVNWSYRPNCWGANPWWASTACHRSWYCGHWNYGWSPYWYNHCYSNWYPCTYPGYYVRSYPISWGLACWSLGSLVYDTGYYVYRNPYRPEPYHYESTVIDYEQPMSVISREYTSGDEIASDLSASRSADALERSRDSFRDEDFLTALSAVDEAISYQPGDSALHEYRALVLFALGKYKDAAGVLHPLLASGPGWDRETMVGLYRSEDRYLTQLAKLEQYVAARPDQPAPRFLLGYHYLVGGDLDRAAKEFDEVSSLRSDDTISRQLRELARASVKSDDADSGESTPPAPGDAGPEVEGPSATQLVGTWRSDRAENGVVTLSLRGDAGFTWTFKRDAASPTELTGTWEINDRGLLVLSSENAQMVGEVKFSTSQKMSFILAGGPEGDPGLSFDRTP from the coding sequence ATGAAAACGCCATCCAGCTGGATCGTTTCTCTCCTGATCCTTCCCCTCCTCGGCTCCGGTGTGGCTTCCGCCCAGCGCGTGACGGGGCGTAGTACTCCCCAGGCACCCTCGGCTGCCCCGGCCTACCGCCCTGCGCCATCGGTCCGCCCGAGCCCGGCTCCTTCTTACCGGCCTGCACCGACGGCCCGCCCGATGCCGACCTACAGGCCGGCGCCGACACCGACTTATCGCCCTACGCCGACGCCGACCTATCGTCCCACGCCTCCTCGCCAGGTCGTGCCGCAGCGGGTGACGCCCCAGACGCGCCCGATGGTGAGGCCGACGGTGAAACCCGTGCCACAGGTCCAGCCCAAGCCGAAGCCGCAGAGCCAGGTTACCCCGAAGCCGACGCCTCCCCGCGGGCCGAACGCGGTCCCGGCCACCCGTCCCACCTTCAAGCCCGCGATTCGTCCGGACTCCACCGTCGCGCCGTCCGTGCCGCGGCCGCGGCCATCGATCCGTCCGATGCCGGAGGTGACCAAAAAGGTCACCCCGCCCGATTCCACAGCGTTCAACCGCACGCCCGCGAGGCCGATGGTTTCGCCGCGGCAGCCGACCCAGACCTCGCCGTCCATTGTAAAGCGCCCGGTCGGCTTTGCCCGTCCCGATGGCAAGCCGGGCCGTCCTACGCTGACCCGCCCGATCAGCCAGGGCGGGGTGCTGACGAGGCCCGCCCAGCTTGATCCGGTGACCCAGCGGAAATGGGGGAACTGGGGCAAGTGGTCCAACGCAACCCAGTCCGGCCTGGTCAATGCCGCCGTGATCAACCGGAACTACCGCTGCGCGGTGAACTGGAGCTATCGTCCGAACTGCTGGGGCGCCAATCCGTGGTGGGCGTCCACCGCCTGCCATCGCAGCTGGTACTGCGGCCACTGGAACTACGGATGGAGCCCCTACTGGTACAACCACTGTTACTCGAATTGGTATCCGTGCACCTACCCGGGCTACTACGTCCGCTCCTACCCGATCTCCTGGGGACTCGCGTGCTGGAGCCTTGGCAGCTTGGTCTACGATACCGGCTACTACGTCTATCGGAATCCTTACCGGCCCGAGCCCTACCACTACGAGAGCACGGTGATCGATTACGAGCAGCCGATGTCGGTGATCTCCCGCGAGTATACGTCGGGCGACGAAATCGCATCCGATCTCTCTGCCAGCCGCTCGGCGGACGCGCTGGAGCGCTCGCGCGATTCCTTCCGTGACGAGGACTTCCTGACCGCGCTGTCCGCCGTGGATGAAGCGATCTCGTATCAGCCGGGCGATTCCGCGCTGCACGAGTATCGTGCACTGGTGCTGTTCGCGCTCGGGAAATACAAGGATGCCGCCGGTGTGCTTCATCCGCTGCTCGCTTCCGGTCCCGGTTGGGATCGCGAGACCATGGTCGGCCTCTATCGTAGCGAAGACCGCTACCTCACCCAGTTGGCCAAGCTGGAGCAGTATGTGGCCGCCAGGCCGGACCAGCCCGCACCACGTTTCCTGCTCGGCTATCACTATCTGGTCGGAGGCGATCTCGATCGCGCCGCGAAGGAATTCGATGAGGTCTCCAGCCTGCGATCCGACGACACCATCAGCCGCCAGCTCCGCGAGCTCGCGCGGGCATCGGTGAAATCGGATGACGCTGACTCCGGGGAGTCCACCCCGCCAGCGCCCGGCGATGCGGGGCCAGAGGTGGAAGGTCCTTCCGCGACGCAGCTCGTCGGCACGTGGCGGAGCGACCGCGCCGAGAATGGCGTGGTCACCCTGAGCCTGCGGGGCGACGCCGGTTTCACTTGGACCTTCAAGAGGGACGCGGCCTCCCCGACCGAACTGACCGGCACTTGGGAAATCAATGACCGCGGCCTGCTGGTTCTCAGCTCGGAGAACGCCCAGATGGTCGGCGAAGTGAAGTTCAGCACTTCGCAGAAGATGTCCTTCATCCTTGCCGGTGGTCCGGAGGGCGATCCCGGCTTGAGCTTCGACCGCACGCCGTGA